In Salinibaculum sp. SYNS191, the genomic window GAGACGTCGTCCAGGCGCTCGGCCTGGCTCGCGTCGAATGTGTGAAAGCCCATCTTACCAGGTCCCGTGGAAGGTGTCGAACTCCAGTTCGTCAAGCGGTTTCTCGCCGATGGCGATCTCGTACTCGCCGGGCGTGAGCATCGGCTTCTTGAACTGCGGGCCGTCGTCGGTCGTGATGCGCGGACAGCCAGTGTTCACGTAGGCGTCCATCCCGAAGTTCGTCAGCCGGTCCGGCGTCACCTCGTCCATCGTGATGAGGTAGGCGTCGTCGTTGTTCTGGACGATTTCCTGGGCCTGCTCCCAGCGGCCCTGGCCGATTTTGGTGCAGAAGATGACGCCCCAGGTGTCGGCGTCCATCGCCTTGTGGACCGAGGCGTAGCGCTGTTTCATGAACTTCTCGTTGTCGGCTATCTTCACGACGTTGTTGACGGGGTCGCCGATGACCACCTTCTTCTCGGGGTGTTCCATCGCGAGGCCGAGCGGGTGGAACTTGCCGCCGCCGACGTACAGCACCTGGTCGGCGTCGACCTCCGCGGACGCATAGTTGCAGCCGAGCACCTGTCCCTCGTGGGTGAGGCGGTCGTCGCCGCGGCGGGTGTGGACCGTGTAGCCGCGGTCTTCGAGGAACGTCCGCATCTCGTCGAACTTGTTCATGTGCTGGGCGGTGGTGACGAGGCCGACGTCCGGGTCCTCCTCGGGCGGGGCCAGCTCCTCGTCGAGACACCGCTCCATGATGGGGAACACCTCGACGTTCGAGAAGAGCGGGACGTAGATGATGCTGTCCGACTCCTTCATCGGCGAGTGGCCGAAGTGGACGAAGACGTCGGTCCGGCGCATCAGGTAGGTGTCGAGGTCGCAGGCACCGTAGCAGGGCTGTCCGGATATCATCACGGCCACGTCGTCGGGGAGCAGTTCGCGGAGGTCGTCGGCGACGCCGGGACCGCGCCGTTTCAACCCTTCGGGGAACTGGAGGCCGACCGTGTCGGCGTCCCGTTCGGAGACGGCGTCGGCGATGCGGTCGAGTTCGTAATCCCACTCCCGGTCGTGTTTGAGGGCCATCCCCGTGTTCCGGAGGTCGCCCTCGGGCCCGTTCGTGGTGTCCTGACTCATTGCCCCTTCGTACCGTCTCGGAGCGTA contains:
- the dph2 gene encoding diphthamide biosynthesis enzyme Dph2; the protein is MSQDTTNGPEGDLRNTGMALKHDREWDYELDRIADAVSERDADTVGLQFPEGLKRRGPGVADDLRELLPDDVAVMISGQPCYGACDLDTYLMRRTDVFVHFGHSPMKESDSIIYVPLFSNVEVFPIMERCLDEELAPPEEDPDVGLVTTAQHMNKFDEMRTFLEDRGYTVHTRRGDDRLTHEGQVLGCNYASAEVDADQVLYVGGGKFHPLGLAMEHPEKKVVIGDPVNNVVKIADNEKFMKQRYASVHKAMDADTWGVIFCTKIGQGRWEQAQEIVQNNDDAYLITMDEVTPDRLTNFGMDAYVNTGCPRITTDDGPQFKKPMLTPGEYEIAIGEKPLDELEFDTFHGTW